In Streptomyces capitiformicae, one genomic interval encodes:
- the pucL gene encoding factor-independent urate hydroxylase, with product MPVLGPNQYGKAENRVVRITRDGATHHIKDLNVSVSLSGDMDEVHYSGSNANVLPTDTTKNTVYAFAKEKGIESAEQFGIHLARHFVTSQEPIHRARIRIEEYAWERIEHAGEGEHSFVRKGQETRLAQITYDGSSWEVVSGLKDLTVMNSTNSEFWGYVKDKYTTLPEAYDRILATEVSGRWRFNWTDDEQAMPDWEASYAQVRKHMLAAFTETYSLSLQQTLYAMGARIIDNSGEIDEVRFSLPNKHHFLVDLASFGLKNDNEVYFAADRPYGLIEATVLRDGCEAKIPGDLTNL from the coding sequence ATGCCCGTCCTTGGACCGAACCAGTACGGCAAGGCCGAGAACCGCGTCGTCCGGATCACGCGCGACGGCGCCACCCACCACATCAAGGACCTGAATGTGTCCGTGTCGCTCTCCGGCGACATGGACGAGGTCCACTACTCCGGCTCGAACGCGAACGTCCTGCCGACGGACACCACCAAGAACACGGTGTACGCCTTCGCCAAGGAGAAGGGCATCGAGTCCGCCGAGCAGTTCGGCATCCACCTCGCCCGCCACTTCGTGACCTCGCAGGAGCCCATCCACCGGGCCCGCATCCGGATCGAGGAGTACGCCTGGGAGCGCATCGAGCACGCAGGCGAGGGCGAGCACTCCTTCGTCCGCAAGGGCCAGGAGACCCGGCTCGCCCAGATCACGTACGACGGCTCGTCGTGGGAGGTCGTCTCCGGCCTCAAGGACCTCACCGTCATGAACTCGACCAACTCCGAGTTCTGGGGCTACGTCAAGGACAAGTACACGACCCTCCCCGAGGCGTACGACCGCATCCTCGCCACCGAGGTCTCCGGCCGCTGGCGCTTCAACTGGACCGACGACGAGCAGGCGATGCCCGACTGGGAGGCGTCCTACGCACAGGTGAGGAAGCACATGCTCGCCGCCTTCACGGAGACGTACTCGCTGTCGCTCCAGCAGACCCTCTACGCCATGGGCGCACGGATCATCGACAACAGCGGCGAGATCGACGAGGTCCGCTTCTCGCTCCCGAACAAGCACCACTTCCTGGTGGACCTCGCCTCGTTCGGCCTCAAGAACGACAACGAGGTGTACTTCGCCGCCGACCGCCCCTACGGCCTGATCGAGGCCACCGTCCTGCGGGACGGGTGCGAAGCGAAGATCCCGGGTGACCTCACCAACCTCTGA